A part of Miscanthus floridulus cultivar M001 chromosome 6, ASM1932011v1, whole genome shotgun sequence genomic DNA contains:
- the LOC136457490 gene encoding uncharacterized protein: MEDVITDVPPPSRFSPDDLDNFAAPPAQPTPILVVSPNPSPPAPRLLIVFISPTSLALLASPPPLHASLLLPDLPLHPHPHAPIRVYLHPSGALLAAAHGAVPAHRARAAAKALVSRLQPEEVLVLDSVRSGPYRGRLAADEPVEGKLETRAARARGGVGAARAVAALAPPGSVVDGLGAAVLAECEIRGKAASLVVTWPAGARPAEFGVTRRVAAELGVDTGKAAARVSGRPELDALYT; this comes from the coding sequence ATGGAGGACGTCATCACCGACGTGCCGCCGCCGTCCCGCTTCTCCCCGGACGACCTCGACAACTTCGCCGCTCCGCCAGCGCAGCCCACCCCCATCCTCGTCGTTTCCCCGAACCCTAGCCCACCGGCCCCGCGCCTCCTCATCGTCTTCATCTCCCCCACCTCCCTCGCGCTCCTCGCCTCCCCGCCGCCGCTCCACGCGTCCCTCCTCCTCCCGGACCTGCCCCTGCACCCGCACCCGCACGCGCCCATCCGCGTGTACCTCCACCCCTCCGGCGCGCTCCTCGCTGCGGCGCACGGCGCCGTCCCCGCCcaccgcgcgcgcgccgccgcaaaGGCCCTCGTCTCGAGGCTCCAGCCGGAGGAGGTGCTGGTCCTGGATTCGGTCCGGAGCGGGCCGTACCGGGGCCGCCTCGCCGCGGACGAGCCCGTGGAGGGGAAGCTGGAGACCcgcgcggcgcgcgcgcgcggagGCGTGGGCGCGGCCAGGGCCGTCGCGGCGCTGGCCCCGCCTGGCAGCGTGGTGGACGGGCTCGGCGCTGCCGTGCTCGCGGAGTGCGAGATCCGGGGCAAGGCGGCCAGCCTGGTGGTGACGTGGCCGGCGGGCGCCAGGCCCGCGGAGTTCGGGGTCACGCGGCGCGTGGCGGCGGAGCTTGGCGTCGACACCGGCAAGGCCGCGGCGAGGGTCTCCGGACGGCCAGAGTTGGATGCGTTGTACACTTGA